In Carassius gibelio isolate Cgi1373 ecotype wild population from Czech Republic chromosome B13, carGib1.2-hapl.c, whole genome shotgun sequence, one genomic interval encodes:
- the LOC127969813 gene encoding collagen alpha-1(XVII) chain-like isoform X2 — translation MDDLREQRNYSGGSSGDRGIRETTMSTTRITSLPPRGFSASANKGMSSTSGSSGLEKNILTQNNSSPFFSSSSVGVSASGFGSGSREYLIEETTVSRLTGGASGVLESVSGSGTGSKVRSSSTDGMRRTQDSPLFVERKSKATHSRRYDGSSSDSSSPEIKRKDYGSTRGRSQSRETEIRTRLQSASPSTRWTELDDVKKLLMGSRSASVSPTRSPSSSPLPIPRKASTLDTKISTKQVEQYDTTILDADLASYTWNSSTLPSTVSTGAAYGFHSNTNNMSTGATLVTSTSPSSLSVYGFHNNLAPESGVLTSSGVNTHSGYGVQKNYLTSPSSTLGSGTGISTAGYGVQKNYSSSPNSTLAVSTGVSTLGTGTRTLNENVSKRYLTLEKENIPVKRETEELILTKDSGKQFTNSTPNGTAGSYSDVSVKKETMMTSYSESAPVKSSSGTHYGSTSVSTKDKATYAEIRKAKVVDDDDGCNGGGGLCGCGPNCCSWWKWLLGFLLSLLLLLGLLFGLIALSEEVKNLKSRVSALEGISSSMTARTSRLSAPIDDSGINKQVGSKAAYFSSMDSAVYSDSSVLQRNVQQILREELQSEDMKVLLASSVKAERGPPGPKGDTGSPGTKGDNGSPGFPGPSGIPGHPGRDGQKGSAGERGPEGPPGFRGRDGQPGPRGDPGPAGAGEKGERGIPGPSGSPGLVGPPGPKGASGLHGEQGPQGFRGEPGPAGAKGDRGLTGPPGIKGDHGDRGENGLPGAPGAAGRQGPSGEKGAKGSEGPQGPDGEKGQRGEPGSIGLPGIRGPPGPPGDAGQPGTQGIQGPPGLPGNPGQPGAKGATGEAGRVINAAGFSSVAIPGPPGSPGPPGPPGSPGLSGPIGPAGIPGHSGPKGDKGDQGEPGIAVNTGETTRAERQYGAGQVSGPPGPPGPPGPPGRPGDSRPGLPGPPGEPGTPGYGRPGPKGDKGDPGNFVPNSGTFFAGPPGPPGPSGPKGSTGAQGPRGYQGEPGQPGIPGSPGRVISDYGVAQGPPGPPGPPGPPGRDGRKGDPGVPGTTTFQGESRVSGAVAVGPQGRPGPPGPPGPPGSPGHSAGSHSAADYRHYIMEYMQSDSMRQHLSGIQGPPGPPGPSVSVEDVASRVIAYIQRSGISGNSISQGPQGPPGPPGPPGSISAEYIISLLQREDVRRYVTGPPGPPGSPGITASTFSAREVANYAIRLMNEQGMTGRTGPPGPPGQPGQPGQPGASYSEITTLLQRSGLSGGIGRPGPPGPQGIQGPPGPPGTPGGSSAVSGYKLEDIQLYLQKSGFRGPPGLPGPPGPQGPPGDTRGLVSYSGSSAREQIRAELQDYLNSDTMRHYVHGPPGPPGPPGQKGERGETGHSYQSARRQYGYGSEISEPVDYSNVALKVTDYIKNQGILQDLTEGYWRTQAGRIQGPAGPPGPPGPPGYSRVIAAYGNVTADLMDFFRTHGTIPGPPGRPGPKGDRGYPGPKGEKGEMGSSGIPGLPGQRGSEGSRGEKGEKGDIQTGRWIRTNGV, via the exons ATGGATGATTTAAGAGAGCAAAGAAACTATTCAGGAGGAAGTTCAGGAGATAGAG GCATCAGGGAAACAACAATGTCTACTACTAGAATTACATCTTTACCTCCAC GTGGCTTCAGTGCATCCGCCAATAAGGGCATGTCCAGCACTTCTGGGTCTTCTGGCCTGGAGAAGAACATTTTGACTCAAAACAACAGCAGTCCTTTTTTCTCATCCT CATCTGTTGGTGTGAGTGCAAGTGGGTTTGGTTCTGGATCAAGGGAATATCTGATAGAGGAGACAACTGTGAGCAGGTTGACAGGTGGTGCCTCTGGAGTTTTGGAGAGTGTCTCTGGATCGGGAACAGGGTCGAAGGTGAGATCCAGCTCCACTGATGGCATGAGAAGAACGCAAGACTCCCCTTTGTTTGTGGAGAGGAAAAGCAAAGCTACTCATTCACGTCGTTATGATG GAAGTTCAAGTGACAGCTCATCCCcagaaataaaaagaaaggacTACG GTTCAACTAGAGGAAGGAGTCAAAGCAGGG AGACAGAAATCAGGACCAGGCTTCAGAGTGCATCTCCCTCCACAAGAT GGACAGAGCTGGATGATGTGAAGAAGCTGTTAATGGGATCCCGATCGGCCAGCGTCAGCCCCACACGATCTCCCTCCTCCTCCCCTCTCCCCATACCTCGCAAGGCCAGCACCTTAGACACCAAGATCTCCACCAAGCAAG TCGAGCAATATGACACGACTATTCTTGACGCTGACCTGGCCTCATACACATGGAACAGCTCCACCCTGCCCTCTACAGTCTCCACTGGTGCTGCTTACGGCTTTCACAGCAACACCAACAACATGTCAACGGGAGCTACTCTTGTTACCAGCACATCACCATCCTCCTTATCAG TGTATGGCTTCCACAACAATTTGGCTCCTGAGAGTGGAGTTCTAACTTCCAGTGGAGTTAACACACACTCAG GATATGGAGTGCAGAAGAATTATTTGACAAGTCCCAGCAGCACTCTTGGTTCTGGCACAGGCATCTCCACCGCAG gATATGGAGTGCAGAAGAATTATTCCTCAAGTCCCAACAGCACTCTTGCTGTCAGCACAGGAGTCTCCACTTTAG gAACTGGTACAAGGACCCTTAATGAGAATGTGTCGAAGAGATACCTGACGCTGGAGAAAGAGAACATTCCAGTGAAGAGAGAAACCGAAGAACTTATCCTGACCAAAGACAGTGGCAAGCAGTTTACTAACAGCACCCCTAATGGGACAGCAG GCTCGTATTCAGATGTTTCAGTGAAGAAGGAAACTATGATGACCAGCTATTCTGAAAGTGCCCCTGTAAAGTCTAGCTCTGGCACACATT ATGGCTCTACATCAGTGTCAACAAAAGACAAAGCTACTTATGCAG AGATTCGTAAGGCCAaggttgttgatgatgatgatggctgtAATGGTGGAGGGGGTCTTTGTGGATGTGGGCCAAACTGCTGTTCCTGGTGGAAGTGGCTTCTGGGATTTTTGCTCAGCCTCCTGTTGCTCCTCGGCCTTCTGTTTGGACTCATTGCTTTAT CTGAGGAGGTAAAGAATCTGAAGTCTCGTGTCAGCGCTCTTGAGGGAATATCCTCCTCCATGACAGCTCGCACGAGTCGACTGTCCGCTCCTATTGATGACAGTGGCATAAATAAACAAGTTGGAAGTAAAGCGGCATATTTTAGTTCAATGGATTCTGCAGTTTATTCAGACAGTTCTGTACTGCAAAGAAATGTACAGCAAATACTGAGAGAAGAGTTGCAGTCTGAAGACATGAAAG TCTTACTTGCTTCTTCAGTTAAAGCTGAAAGAGGACCTCCAGGGCCTAAAG GTGACACTGGATCTCCAGGAACAAAGG GAGATAATGGTTCTCCAGGCTTCCCAG GTCCATCAGGAATCCCAGGACATCCAGGAAGAGATGGACAAAAAGGAAGTGCAG GTGAACGTGGTCCAGAAGGACCACCAGGTTTCAGAGGAAGAGATGGTCAGCCTGGACCCCGTGGAGATCCAGGTCCTGCAGGGGCCGGAGAAAAGGGTGAAAGGG GGATTCCTGGTCCTTCTGGATCTCCTGGTCTTGTTGGTCCACCTGGGCCTAAAG GTGCTAGTGGTTTACATG GTGAACAAGGCCCTCAAGGCTTCAGAGGTGAACCTGGCCCTGCCGGTGCTAAAG gTGATAGAGGACTTACTGGTCCACCTGGAATTAAAG GTGATCATGGTGATAGAGGGGAAAATGGATTGCCAG GTGCACCTGGTGCTGCAGGACGACAAGGGCCATCTGGTGAGAAAGGAGCTAAAGGATCAGAAG GGCCTCAAGGACCTGATGGTGAAAAGGGACAAAGAG GTGAGCCAGGCTCAATTGGCTTACCAGGAATCAGAGGACCACCTGGACCACCCGGTGATGCTGGGCAACCAG GAACGCAAGGGATTCAAGGACCTCCAG GCCTACCTGGCAATCCTGGTCAGCCTGGAGCGAAAGGTGCA ACTGGTGAGGCTGGAAGAGTGATCAATGCAG CAGGTTTTAGCTCAGTGGCAATCCCAGGACCACCTGGAAGCCCTGGTCCTCCTGGCCCACCTGGATCTCCAGGACTCTCAG GACCCATTGGGCCTGCTGGAATTCCTGGTCATTCTG GTCCTAAAGGTGATAAGGGAGATCAAGGAGAACCGGGTATTGCTGTTAACACTGGTGAGACAACGCGAGCAGAAA GACAGTATGGTGCTGGACAAGTTTCTGGACCACCTGGTCCTCCTGGTCCCCCAGGGCCTCCTGGACGTCCAG GTGATTCTCGACCAGGTCTTCCAGGACCACCTGGTGAACCAGGCACACCAG GATATGGCAGACCTGGTCCTAAAGGAGACAAGGGAGATCCAGGAAACTTTGTGCCTAATTCAG GAACATTTTTTGCGGGACCACCTGGGCCACCAGGACCTTCAGGGCCCAAGGGATCAACAG GTGCCCAAGGTCCAAGAGGATACCAAG GGGAACCAGGTCAACCTGGCATTCCAGGGAGCCCCGGTAGAGTTA TCTCTGATTATGGTGTAGCTCAAGGTCCACCTGGTCCCCCAGGACCTCCTGGACCACCTGGACGAGATGGCCGTAAAG GGGATCCTGGAGTACCAGGTACGACAACATTCCAAGGAGAATCAAGAG TATCAGGAGCAGTTGCAGTCGGGCCCCAAGGGCGGCCTGGTCCCCCAGGACCTCCTGGTCCACCCGGTTCTCCAGGTCATTCTGCTGGATCCCATTCTGCTGCAGATTATCGTCATTACATCATGGAGTATATGCAGA GTGACAGCATGAGGCAACATTTGTCTGGTATTCAGGGGCCACCAGGTCCACCTGGGCCTTCAGTGTCTGTAGAGGACGTGGCGTCTAGGGTTATCGCTTACATTCAGC GCTCTGGAATTAGCGGTAACAGTATTAGCCAAGGTCCTCAAGGACCTCCAGGACCTCCTGGCCCACCTGGAAGCATAAGTGCTGAATACATCATTTCCCTTTTACAGA GAGAAGATGTGAGGCGTTACGtgactggccctccaggaccaccGGGTTCACCTGGCATTACTGCTAGTACCTTTAGCGCACGGGAAGTGGCAAACTATGCCATCAGATTGATGAATG AGCAGGGGATGACAGGCAGAACTGGACCACCAGGTCCTCCCGGCCAACCTGGGCAGCCTGGCCAGCCGGGCGCTTCCTACAGTGAAATAACCACTCTGCTTCAGA GGTCAGGGCTTAGTGGAGGCATTGGACGTCCTGGGCCCCCTGGTCCTCAAGGTATACAGGGACCCCCTGGTCCTCCTGGTACCCCAGGAGGCTCCTCTGCAGTCTCTGGTTACAAATTAGAGGACATCCAGCTCTATCTACAGA AGTCTGGTTTTAGGGGACCTCCTGGCCTACCTGGGCCACCAGGACCCCAGGGTCCTCCAGGAGACACTAGGGGCCTTGTTTCATATTCAGGATCTTCTGCGCGAGAACAGATCCGTGCTGAGCTGCAGGACTACCTAAACA GTGACACTATGAGACACTATGTTCATGGTCCCCCTGGGCCTCCTGGACCGCCCGGTCAGAAGGGTGAACGTGGTGAAACTGGACACAGCTATCAGAGTGCCAGAAGACAATACGGCTATGGCTCTGAGATCAGTGAACCAGTGGACTACTCCAATGTTGCACTCAAAGTCACTGATTACATTAAGA ATCAAGGTATACTGCAGGACCTGACCGAGGGATACTGGAGAACACAAGCAGGAAGGATCCAAGGACCCGCTGGGCCTCCTGGTCCCCCCGGACCACCCGGGTACAGCCGTGTGATTGCTGCCTATGGAAATGTGACGGCTGACTTAATGGACTTCTTTAGAA CACATGGGACCATCCCAGGGCCTCCTGGCAGGCCAGGACCCAAAGGAGACAGAGGATACCCTGGTCCTAAAGGAGAAAAAG GGGAAATGGGGAGCTCAGGGATCCCCGGCCTTCCAGGACAAAGAGGGTCAGAGGGATCAAGGGGAGAAAAGGGTGAAAAAG GTGATATCCAGACTGGTAGATGGATTCGGACCAATGGTGTGTGA
- the LOC127969813 gene encoding collagen alpha-1(XVII) chain-like isoform X1 — MDDLREQRNYSGGSSGDRGIRETTMSTTRITSLPPRGFSASANKGMSSTSGSSGLEKNILTQNNSSPFFSSSSVGVSASGFGSGSREYLIEETTVSRLTGGASGVLESVSGSGTGSKVRSSSTDGMRRTQDSPLFVERKSKATHSRRYDGSSSDSSSPEIKRKDYGSTRGRSQSRETEIRTRLQSASPSTRWTELDDVKKLLMGSRSASVSPTRSPSSSPLPIPRKASTLDTKISTKQVEQYDTTILDADLASYTWNSSTLPSTVSTGAAYGFHSNTNNMSTGATLVTSTSPSSLSVYGFHNNLAPESGVLTSSGVNTHSGYGVQKNYLTSPSSTLGSGTGISTAGYGVQKNYSSSPNSTLAVSTGVSTLGTGTRTLNENVSKRYLTLEKENIPVKRETEELILTKDSGKQFTNSTPNGTAGSYSDVSVKKETMMTSYSESAPVKSSSGTHYGSTSVSTKDKATYAEIRKAKVVDDDDGCNGGGGLCGCGPNCCSWWKWLLGFLLSLLLLLGLLFGLIALSEEVKNLKSRVSALEGISSSMTARTSRLSAPIDDSGINKQVGSKAAYFSSMDSAVYSDSSVLQRNVQQILREELQSEDMKVLLASSVKAERGPPGPKGDTGSPGTKGDNGSPGFPGPSGIPGHPGRDGQKGSAGERGPEGPPGFRGRDGQPGPRGDPGPAGAGEKGERGIPGPSGSPGLVGPPGPKGASGLHGEQGPQGFRGEPGPAGAKGDRGLTGPPGIKGDHGDRGENGLPGAPGAAGRQGPSGEKGAKGSEGPQGPDGEKGQRGEPGSIGLPGIRGPPGPPGDAGQPGTQGIQGPPGLPGNPGQPGAKGETGEAGRVINAAGFSSVAIPGPPGSPGPPGPPGSPGLSGPIGPAGIPGHSGPKGDKGDQGEPGIAVNTGETTRAERQYGAGQVSGPPGPPGPPGPPGRPGDSRPGLPGPPGEPGTPGYGRPGPKGDKGDPGNFVPNSGTFFAGPPGPPGPSGPKGSTGAQGPRGYQGEPGQPGIPGSPGRVISDYGVAQGPPGPPGPPGPPGRDGRKGDPGVPGTTTFQGESRVSGAVAVGPQGRPGPPGPPGPPGSPGHSAGSHSAADYRHYIMEYMQSDSMRQHLSGIQGPPGPPGPSVSVEDVASRVIAYIQRSGISGNSISQGPQGPPGPPGPPGSISAEYIISLLQREDVRRYVTGPPGPPGSPGITASTFSAREVANYAIRLMNEQGMTGRTGPPGPPGQPGQPGQPGASYSEITTLLQRSGLSGGIGRPGPPGPQGIQGPPGPPGTPGGSSAVSGYKLEDIQLYLQKSGFRGPPGLPGPPGPQGPPGDTRGLVSYSGSSAREQIRAELQDYLNSDTMRHYVHGPPGPPGPPGQKGERGETGHSYQSARRQYGYGSEISEPVDYSNVALKVTDYIKNQGILQDLTEGYWRTQAGRIQGPAGPPGPPGPPGYSRVIAAYGNVTADLMDFFRTHGTIPGPPGRPGPKGDRGYPGPKGEKGEMGSSGIPGLPGQRGSEGSRGEKGEKGDIQTGRWIRTNGV, encoded by the exons ATGGATGATTTAAGAGAGCAAAGAAACTATTCAGGAGGAAGTTCAGGAGATAGAG GCATCAGGGAAACAACAATGTCTACTACTAGAATTACATCTTTACCTCCAC GTGGCTTCAGTGCATCCGCCAATAAGGGCATGTCCAGCACTTCTGGGTCTTCTGGCCTGGAGAAGAACATTTTGACTCAAAACAACAGCAGTCCTTTTTTCTCATCCT CATCTGTTGGTGTGAGTGCAAGTGGGTTTGGTTCTGGATCAAGGGAATATCTGATAGAGGAGACAACTGTGAGCAGGTTGACAGGTGGTGCCTCTGGAGTTTTGGAGAGTGTCTCTGGATCGGGAACAGGGTCGAAGGTGAGATCCAGCTCCACTGATGGCATGAGAAGAACGCAAGACTCCCCTTTGTTTGTGGAGAGGAAAAGCAAAGCTACTCATTCACGTCGTTATGATG GAAGTTCAAGTGACAGCTCATCCCcagaaataaaaagaaaggacTACG GTTCAACTAGAGGAAGGAGTCAAAGCAGGG AGACAGAAATCAGGACCAGGCTTCAGAGTGCATCTCCCTCCACAAGAT GGACAGAGCTGGATGATGTGAAGAAGCTGTTAATGGGATCCCGATCGGCCAGCGTCAGCCCCACACGATCTCCCTCCTCCTCCCCTCTCCCCATACCTCGCAAGGCCAGCACCTTAGACACCAAGATCTCCACCAAGCAAG TCGAGCAATATGACACGACTATTCTTGACGCTGACCTGGCCTCATACACATGGAACAGCTCCACCCTGCCCTCTACAGTCTCCACTGGTGCTGCTTACGGCTTTCACAGCAACACCAACAACATGTCAACGGGAGCTACTCTTGTTACCAGCACATCACCATCCTCCTTATCAG TGTATGGCTTCCACAACAATTTGGCTCCTGAGAGTGGAGTTCTAACTTCCAGTGGAGTTAACACACACTCAG GATATGGAGTGCAGAAGAATTATTTGACAAGTCCCAGCAGCACTCTTGGTTCTGGCACAGGCATCTCCACCGCAG gATATGGAGTGCAGAAGAATTATTCCTCAAGTCCCAACAGCACTCTTGCTGTCAGCACAGGAGTCTCCACTTTAG gAACTGGTACAAGGACCCTTAATGAGAATGTGTCGAAGAGATACCTGACGCTGGAGAAAGAGAACATTCCAGTGAAGAGAGAAACCGAAGAACTTATCCTGACCAAAGACAGTGGCAAGCAGTTTACTAACAGCACCCCTAATGGGACAGCAG GCTCGTATTCAGATGTTTCAGTGAAGAAGGAAACTATGATGACCAGCTATTCTGAAAGTGCCCCTGTAAAGTCTAGCTCTGGCACACATT ATGGCTCTACATCAGTGTCAACAAAAGACAAAGCTACTTATGCAG AGATTCGTAAGGCCAaggttgttgatgatgatgatggctgtAATGGTGGAGGGGGTCTTTGTGGATGTGGGCCAAACTGCTGTTCCTGGTGGAAGTGGCTTCTGGGATTTTTGCTCAGCCTCCTGTTGCTCCTCGGCCTTCTGTTTGGACTCATTGCTTTAT CTGAGGAGGTAAAGAATCTGAAGTCTCGTGTCAGCGCTCTTGAGGGAATATCCTCCTCCATGACAGCTCGCACGAGTCGACTGTCCGCTCCTATTGATGACAGTGGCATAAATAAACAAGTTGGAAGTAAAGCGGCATATTTTAGTTCAATGGATTCTGCAGTTTATTCAGACAGTTCTGTACTGCAAAGAAATGTACAGCAAATACTGAGAGAAGAGTTGCAGTCTGAAGACATGAAAG TCTTACTTGCTTCTTCAGTTAAAGCTGAAAGAGGACCTCCAGGGCCTAAAG GTGACACTGGATCTCCAGGAACAAAGG GAGATAATGGTTCTCCAGGCTTCCCAG GTCCATCAGGAATCCCAGGACATCCAGGAAGAGATGGACAAAAAGGAAGTGCAG GTGAACGTGGTCCAGAAGGACCACCAGGTTTCAGAGGAAGAGATGGTCAGCCTGGACCCCGTGGAGATCCAGGTCCTGCAGGGGCCGGAGAAAAGGGTGAAAGGG GGATTCCTGGTCCTTCTGGATCTCCTGGTCTTGTTGGTCCACCTGGGCCTAAAG GTGCTAGTGGTTTACATG GTGAACAAGGCCCTCAAGGCTTCAGAGGTGAACCTGGCCCTGCCGGTGCTAAAG gTGATAGAGGACTTACTGGTCCACCTGGAATTAAAG GTGATCATGGTGATAGAGGGGAAAATGGATTGCCAG GTGCACCTGGTGCTGCAGGACGACAAGGGCCATCTGGTGAGAAAGGAGCTAAAGGATCAGAAG GGCCTCAAGGACCTGATGGTGAAAAGGGACAAAGAG GTGAGCCAGGCTCAATTGGCTTACCAGGAATCAGAGGACCACCTGGACCACCCGGTGATGCTGGGCAACCAG GAACGCAAGGGATTCAAGGACCTCCAG GCCTACCTGGCAATCCTGGTCAGCCTGGAGCGAAAG GTGAGACTGGTGAGGCTGGAAGAGTGATCAATGCAG CAGGTTTTAGCTCAGTGGCAATCCCAGGACCACCTGGAAGCCCTGGTCCTCCTGGCCCACCTGGATCTCCAGGACTCTCAG GACCCATTGGGCCTGCTGGAATTCCTGGTCATTCTG GTCCTAAAGGTGATAAGGGAGATCAAGGAGAACCGGGTATTGCTGTTAACACTGGTGAGACAACGCGAGCAGAAA GACAGTATGGTGCTGGACAAGTTTCTGGACCACCTGGTCCTCCTGGTCCCCCAGGGCCTCCTGGACGTCCAG GTGATTCTCGACCAGGTCTTCCAGGACCACCTGGTGAACCAGGCACACCAG GATATGGCAGACCTGGTCCTAAAGGAGACAAGGGAGATCCAGGAAACTTTGTGCCTAATTCAG GAACATTTTTTGCGGGACCACCTGGGCCACCAGGACCTTCAGGGCCCAAGGGATCAACAG GTGCCCAAGGTCCAAGAGGATACCAAG GGGAACCAGGTCAACCTGGCATTCCAGGGAGCCCCGGTAGAGTTA TCTCTGATTATGGTGTAGCTCAAGGTCCACCTGGTCCCCCAGGACCTCCTGGACCACCTGGACGAGATGGCCGTAAAG GGGATCCTGGAGTACCAGGTACGACAACATTCCAAGGAGAATCAAGAG TATCAGGAGCAGTTGCAGTCGGGCCCCAAGGGCGGCCTGGTCCCCCAGGACCTCCTGGTCCACCCGGTTCTCCAGGTCATTCTGCTGGATCCCATTCTGCTGCAGATTATCGTCATTACATCATGGAGTATATGCAGA GTGACAGCATGAGGCAACATTTGTCTGGTATTCAGGGGCCACCAGGTCCACCTGGGCCTTCAGTGTCTGTAGAGGACGTGGCGTCTAGGGTTATCGCTTACATTCAGC GCTCTGGAATTAGCGGTAACAGTATTAGCCAAGGTCCTCAAGGACCTCCAGGACCTCCTGGCCCACCTGGAAGCATAAGTGCTGAATACATCATTTCCCTTTTACAGA GAGAAGATGTGAGGCGTTACGtgactggccctccaggaccaccGGGTTCACCTGGCATTACTGCTAGTACCTTTAGCGCACGGGAAGTGGCAAACTATGCCATCAGATTGATGAATG AGCAGGGGATGACAGGCAGAACTGGACCACCAGGTCCTCCCGGCCAACCTGGGCAGCCTGGCCAGCCGGGCGCTTCCTACAGTGAAATAACCACTCTGCTTCAGA GGTCAGGGCTTAGTGGAGGCATTGGACGTCCTGGGCCCCCTGGTCCTCAAGGTATACAGGGACCCCCTGGTCCTCCTGGTACCCCAGGAGGCTCCTCTGCAGTCTCTGGTTACAAATTAGAGGACATCCAGCTCTATCTACAGA AGTCTGGTTTTAGGGGACCTCCTGGCCTACCTGGGCCACCAGGACCCCAGGGTCCTCCAGGAGACACTAGGGGCCTTGTTTCATATTCAGGATCTTCTGCGCGAGAACAGATCCGTGCTGAGCTGCAGGACTACCTAAACA GTGACACTATGAGACACTATGTTCATGGTCCCCCTGGGCCTCCTGGACCGCCCGGTCAGAAGGGTGAACGTGGTGAAACTGGACACAGCTATCAGAGTGCCAGAAGACAATACGGCTATGGCTCTGAGATCAGTGAACCAGTGGACTACTCCAATGTTGCACTCAAAGTCACTGATTACATTAAGA ATCAAGGTATACTGCAGGACCTGACCGAGGGATACTGGAGAACACAAGCAGGAAGGATCCAAGGACCCGCTGGGCCTCCTGGTCCCCCCGGACCACCCGGGTACAGCCGTGTGATTGCTGCCTATGGAAATGTGACGGCTGACTTAATGGACTTCTTTAGAA CACATGGGACCATCCCAGGGCCTCCTGGCAGGCCAGGACCCAAAGGAGACAGAGGATACCCTGGTCCTAAAGGAGAAAAAG GGGAAATGGGGAGCTCAGGGATCCCCGGCCTTCCAGGACAAAGAGGGTCAGAGGGATCAAGGGGAGAAAAGGGTGAAAAAG GTGATATCCAGACTGGTAGATGGATTCGGACCAATGGTGTGTGA